GATATAGGAAGTTCATACTGAATAGTTTTCAGTTTAGTTTCACAGGTGGGAGGAGGGAAATTAGTTACATTCTGTAGACGGTGCGCTAGCTCATTAGCTTTGTACTTCCTTCacttataatttaaaaatcatatgTTTGGGAAAGGAGGTAGTAGAGGTTTTTATGCCATGTTTAGTGCACACTGGTGTGATAGTCATATGACCATGGGTATTCTGCCTGAATGATGTGAgacatccttttcttttcaaagagatttGAAAGTAATGAAATCTACTGTTTCAGTCTGTCATTATTGTGCACATAAATCATACAGATTTTACAAGTAGATATGTTCAGgtactgtattattttaaaataaaacaagtaaattTAGTTTAAATGGCTAGATACAGGAGAAGGAGACTTGAAGTATTGGtctgaaaaagttatttttacttACTATGTATCCACTTTCTCATGAGTAAGAAAGAATGTTACATGTTACAGTGTCTTGAAAGATCTGATCAGGAGGCAGAAGTGGATAGGAACAGGATGAATGGTTGTAGTAGCCTTTGGGAAGGAATGCCTGTTCTTACTcaagttctgttctttgttGGATGCTAAAATATTTGAGTATACCATTGACTTTACGGAAGTGAGATTATTTTACTTATTCTGAGGAAAGTATGAACTAGACTGCTACTTCAGagtgggaaaggaagagggggCTAAAAATGCCagctaaaatttaaaaaaaaaaaaaaaagcaaaacagcctcatcggattttgtttttgtgaacaCAGGTGTTATATAGCTGTGCTGTATTTAAGCACTCTTGAAtcttatattttgaaatgcatttgcaaGGGTTTGAACTGACACATGATATGCATAGTGTTagtcatagatttttttttttcttttcctatcagCTTCTCTTGGATCCTGTTGATTTCAAAACTACTCATCTAATGTTTCACACTGTTACAAAATGCCTCATGTCAAGggatagatttttaaaaatgagaggtAAGATATCAAGCTATCCTTGTTGTGATATTAGAATTGCAGTTATTGCTTCTAaactattttgtatttgttttccaggCATGGAAATCTTGGCAAATCTTTGTAAGGCTGAAGATAATGGTGTCTTAATCTGTGAATATGTGGATCAAGAGTCCTACAAGGAGATCATATGTCATCTCACACTACCAGATGTGCTGCTTGTAATCTCAGCACTTGAGGTGCTATACATGCTCACAGAAATGGGAGAAGTGGCCTGCACAAAGATTTCTAAAGTAGAGAAGAGCATAGGTAAGAGGGAATCATGACAAAATATACTCCTCTCACTTACATAGGAAGAAAGACTTTAGAAAAAGTCAAGTTCAGCAGTTAAAAATGcctcgtgtgtgtgtgtttaagtGTGTGCGTGCTGGTTAGGGACGGGTATTTCAATAGaaaattttactaaaataattatttgggTCTGCAAGAAATTCATTATGCTAGTAATTATGGaagctgaaatgtttaaatggcattaataaataaataatggcattaataaataaaaatctacagAGGTATGCACAGGCTTGATTTCTTTCAACACaagataattttaaagcaaatcagTACATCGTAGTCGCATTCATTTGTCTTGTCCTAAtgtgatttttggttttgcatttaaTACTCTAGATACGTTAGTGTGTCTGGTTTCTATGGACATCCAAATGTTTGGACCTGATGCACTCACTGCTGTAAAACTCGTTGAACATCAGTGTGTTCAGCAAGGAGTACCTGATGTCAGACCACCCGTGATGGATCATGGTTCTTCACAGACGCACGCAGCAGGTATCACAGGTTAGTATCACTACAAGAGAACATGCTCTGTAGAAGAGTTTTCTCTATGACATATGTGTTTTCTGTCCTTTGGAGGTTTGTGATTGGGTTATGTAAATAAGTATGGTGTTTTATGTGATATATGGTATCTTTCTCAGGTGTttgttcagaaagcaaatagAAAGCTTTGGTAGCCAAAACtgttgtgaaaaagaaagaatcttaatatttttcagttgctATTCTGAAAACTTattgagaaataattttttttaactattttaactcttttcatttgaaacagagTATTTGTTCTAGATTAGTTCTCTGGAAATCATGGAAGCAAGTCGTTTTATATTGCATTTTGTACAGAATATTCTTGGTCAGTAAAATAAACTATTTGGTAGATTACAGAGATAAGATAGACATACAGAATGCCTATTTTGAAGCTGCAAAGCAGCTTATGGTGATGTGAACCCAATTTTAACTGCATTATTTAAAGcttgaaaagtgttttcttaattGGCCTTAGgtacaaattaaattttaaggATTAacatttgcagttttattttaggGTTAAATACTAGTCCTTTTGAAGTTGATGACACAGCAATTATTAGTCAAGGGGGAAAATATAAATCTAATTCTGTCTTTATTAGTAAAAGCATAGGGCAGTGTACCTCAAGTGCACACAAGATGGAACAGAGGTAttagttctgaagaaaaatggagaaacaaCCAATGTGACAGATACGTAGGTCGCTCCAGAAGTagtgtctcctatttatttccatgaaaactacagcaaatacaaagagcataataacaatatttgatagagcaaattttcagctataaaacactgtttttcaacagtcaccaacattagcaatgcattttcaccagtgatgaacaagagcctgcctgctgtgctcttaaaaatgtgcatggccatctggaatacggcttgtctttcatgttgttgttgccattgctgaaatgcatcacccactgcctaactgtgctgacatccactgttcgGTCTACGTATATGTTCATGAGTATtgatgaatgtcactgggtgctattttttccacgtggaggaattcagtgacagctgtgcttcatacgcacttccccgttagacaccattttgtcagacagcacctctgctgccatctgtcacactgcTACAAAATGCAAGGGAACATTGTTGagaagattcaacctctactgccataccaccaccatcagcctctgatgtcatggaccaacataataaaatagaaggcattagtttcggagcagccctcatactaACTTGCATGTCCTATGTTTCTGGAGTTCGTTCAGATACCTCAGTGAAAGTGACTGGAAAAGTGTGTGACTTAAGGGAATAAATAAAGGGgatgaataaaagaaatcaatacGATGTTGCAACAAATTCTTTACGTTAAACTTGTTTCAACTTAGGAGTTGTAAAATTGCCTGCTTAATTTTGGTAGATTGGAGCAAATGTGTAGTGTGCCTCATGCCACCTCTGCGGCTTACTTTAGTTGGAAATACCCTGGAAAAACAGGTGAAACTGTACCATTGAAAGTTAAGACATAGAAAGTCATTTCCTTTGTtcagcaaattttttttttttttttcttctcacagcCTCTAGAGCAGCACCACATGTTGCTCCACCTCCAGGAATAGTAGAAATAGACAGTGAGAAATTTGCATGTCAGTGGTAAGTGCATCGTtctattcaaatatttaaatgaagaagaaaaataataatgcctGTATTCATGAGTCACAGATTTTTCTGACTTGCTTCTATTCACTGTTAGactcatttttctgaaaagtgtaAAGTAAAACCATTCTGTCCTTGCTTTGAAgtagtatgaaagaaaaaacttaaCATGTTTACTCTTGGACAGCTGATGCTTGAAATTCTCTCTTAGAATATAATTTGATTAGATTTTTAACTCTTGCATTGACTTTTATTAAGTTGTCAAGCAGCATTTTACGTTTCACGAGTGTTTTCATCAGGTAATGTTTTACCATGTTTCTGCACCAATATAAAAGTAATCCTCAAGTTATAAAGCTAGGCCCTGCAAAACTCTTATGTGATCATTGTAAATCTCAAGCAAGTTAAGAAATACTGAAGCCTCCCCTCCAGATTCTCATATTTTTATCTAATACTGTCATTGTTGGCTGCTTGtcagattttaagaaaaagaagtattctGCTTATGGTTCTTCTGTGGACTGAGCGTCATCTTTCTGAACTATATTTAATATGTGTGAATCTTCTCACATtctaaatatttgtattaatcAGTTCATTTTggacttttctgcttctgctccacACCTCACGTGTTCATCAGTTATCTTACTGATCAGACAGTGGCcttcaaaatgaagaagttACCATTTGTCAAAGCTTAGTGTTTTTACTTCCAGCAAAACATTGTTTATGTGGGAGAAATGTTGGAGGTTCTTTCTGGTGAACTGATGTTGCTCTCGTGCTGTTGTTTGCAATCTGTTCACAGACTGAaaaatttcatgtttatttaaatgagaataGCTGAGTTGGGATCACCACCCTTCAACTTAGCCATCTACAACTTGGTCACTACTAAAAGATGGTTTTCTAGGCTGCTTTGTAGTTACCTGGAGGGAGATTTCCCAGGAGTTAAAATAACTGTCTTCATCTGGCTAATTTCTGACAAGATTGCAGATGACCTTCTGCTGATGCCTTCTCTCTCTTAAGTGTAGGGAGCATTGGACATCTAGCTTGCAGAAGTAAGGTTTTGGGCAAGGTGAATTTTGCACTAtgtataaaatgtaaaatgcaagTTTTGACTGTTAAAATAAGTATGAGTAGGTACCATTATGTAACTGTGCAATACTGTCACGTGACAAAAAGTAATGGAGAGAACCATATACCATAGTATCAGGAAGATTTGGAAAGTCTGCTTGGTTTCAGAGTCTGCGTTCAGTGTGCTTCTACAGCTGTCAGTGATGAGTATTACTAGTATTTTGTTCCtaattttcttccagtgatAGGTATGAGTCAGTGcataataaaaattaacataTAGTTCTGAAAATTTTCCTTAAATACTATCTGtgctgacaaaataaaaattaaaaacagttcaAATCTAGAGCGGAGAACTGGCCCCTTCCAAGTGTTTTTCTCAATGCTGATGTGGAGTGTCTTACATTCATGTCGATTTTCACTGtatgttttaacagaaattggaaaatgaataaattgtAATGGTAGATGTTAAAAAAGTTATTATGTcttggaagcagcagaaaaaaagttatttaagcTGACCTTCCTGGATGTATTTATTATAAGCCAGCTTAACCTGGGTAGGAGTCTTCTTGTAAGATAAGTGCATGTGACAGGAAGTGCTAATCACAGTTCAGCATTGTGAGTCCTGACCTTCTGTATCCTGCTTGTACCAGTGATAGTGTGTCAGCCTAATGGAATATACCTAGCTGGACACTCATTTGTCTCATATGCCAGATTTAATTAGTACTTAGACTTTCTATTACAGAGTGTGGTCTCAATTTTTGTCGTAATAGAATTGGAACTAAACTGCAGGAGAAATGACATTATACTTGCACTTCACTGTTTATGGGAGAACACGATTTCATGAATGTAAtcccttgcttttttctttgaaacgTTTAGCTCTTAGGGGAGTATGGGACTCTACAAAGCAGAATGCAGTGCAGTTTTCCAAGGTGCTAGTGCCACATAGCAAATGCTGACATcctaaatatgtttttgttctgcCTGAGCCTGTATTCAGGTACTACTATTGGAGAATTGTGCAGAGAGTTACTTGTGTCCATTTACTGCTGAGGATGAGCTGTTGGCATGTCTCTGAGCTGGAATAATGGATCTCgaataaataaaatcaacagATAGAAATTGCTGCCATCTCTCATGGCTTCCTGGTGGTGTGTGCATTTGTGGAGACTCTTCTGCAGGAGATAAGAGAATCTTCTGGAAATTTCCCTAGAAATTGACAGGCAGAATAGGTTGTTCAAGGATTTTATGATGCCTGATGTAGTGCATGACTCCTGGAACAAGTGTATGTCTTACGTGCATGCTCTCTTAGAGTTCCAGTCTCCCTGTCTCCTGCCTTCCTATctcttagaatcacagattgAGATGGTTATTCtatctctgttttttcttgtattttgaagTAAGATTGTATTCGCGTATCGTTTGTTTTTATACAAATGTTCAGTAGACTTACAATAGAAATGTTTGATcaaaaattatagaatcatagaatcatagaactagctaggttggaaaagacctacaaaatcatccagtccaaccatccacctaccaccaataaccccactaaaccatgtctctcaacactgtatctaaacgtttcttgaacacctccagggacggtgactcaaccacctccctgggcagcccattccagcgcctgtccactctttcagaaaagtagaatttcctaatgtccagcctaaatctcccctggtgcaacttgaggccattccccctcgtcctggtgctagttacaagagagaagaggctgacccccagctcactacaacctcccttcaggtagttatagagaccgataaggtctcccctgagcctcctcttctccagactgaacaatcccagctccctcagccgctcctcataaggcctgtgctccagacccctcatcagcttcgTCATTAGCTAGTGTTCACTCCATCTTTTGATAAAGAAGAGTCATTAAGAAATAAGCATAGAGGTTTTGGGGAGGAAAAGTCACCCAACGAATcgtatctttatttttttgttgcttctgaAAGTACAATTAAAAAGGGACGTATGGGAACTGTTTTGCGTATTGCCATGCAAATAAGTATTGATAGTACACTGGCTGGATATCTTAGATATGATAAGCAGGGAGAAGTGAAAAGTATGGAACGGACATTGGACAAGACAATACATTGAAATTCTGTTGTTCATGTTATCAGGTCTCAAAATTCTctcatgcaaacaaaaatgttttaacagcTGTACTGTCACTGTGTTTTACTTCATAGtctgttttttcatcttcaggTTGAATGCCCATTTTGAGGTGAATCTTGATTGCTCAATCTCTCGAGCGGAAATGTACTCTGAATACCTTTCTACCTGTAGTAAATTAGCTCGAGGTGGAATCCTAACATCAACTGGATTTTATAAATGTCTGCGGTAAGAGAAAAATTTGTGCAGCAAAAAGAAGCTATTGTTTGTAATGCAGTGTTAGCAGGGCTAACACATAGCTTAAGAGTTCTTTGAGAAAAGATGTACTAAGTTGGGTTTGAAAGACATGcagttttgaaattttaattgaGATATGTTTATAGTTTAATTTGATTTCATCCTATTTCAGGATCTTCTGTGCTTATAGtccttttaattctttctcACAAAGTTCTTGAAGGTACTGTAGTTTTCGCTTAACTTGTTCAATGTCTTTGCCAAAGTCGGTTTGACCTTTCGGTCTCTCATGATGAATACTCTGAAACTGTTAGACAATTCTGCTGTATTGCAAAGACACAAGCACTAATGCAGTTACTGTGCATGTAAGAGTAGTGTTagattaacatttaaaaaaaaacaaaaaccccacacacTGTAAGAGGATAGAGTTACTGTGTTTCTTAACACTGATCTGTGTTCTGTTTGGCAGAACTGTCTTTCCAAATCATACAGTGAAGAGAGTAGAAGATCCAATTAACAATGGACAAGCACATATACATGTGGTAGGAGTGAAGAGGAGAGCTATACCACTTCCCATTCAGATGTACTATCAGCAGCAACCAGCTTCGTCTACCCCAATTGTTCGGGTTGATTCAATTCCTGACATGTCTTCGTCTCCTTCGCCAGCAGGTTTTTTAGTCATTTAAATATTGAGTATTCTGCATTGATCCTCAAACaacaattgtttaaaaaattaccaaaaataGTTTGCAAGTCTTGGAGTTAGGGACAATTTTATTGAACGAAGTTCTGAATTATATTGTTGTATGTACTTGCATGAGATCTAATACTTGACGTGTCACCCATAAACTTGTCAGTCAGCAGATAAGCCATTGTCACTGCATCATTTATTCAGATGCAATATAGCTGAGAAAAAActtatataaaattaaaaatacgAGCCTTGGggttttaaaaattctttgttttgaacTAACTTTTGCTTTCAAACTTTTACCTTATTTATTTCAATAGGACTCCCACATGGGCCACAAAGCGTAGGAAATCATTATCAAAGGACTCCTATTAACCAGTCTTCAACTTTGACAGCAACACAGATGTCTTTTCCAATTCAAGGTGTTCATACTGTGGCACAGACTGTTTCTAGAATACCACAAAATACTGTTcatgcacagcagcaaaatgctcCAATGACTGTTATACAGAATAAAGGTCCAATACCTGGTGAAGTAGTGAAGGCCACAGTAATACAGAGCTCTGTTCCCCAGTCTGGAGTTCCTGTTACTATTGCTGTAGGAGGAGCACCACAAGGTTCAAATCAAAACCACAGCAGTACAGGACCACAGCCGTCTGTTACTGTTGTTGGTTCTCAGACGTTGCTTCACCACCAACCTGTAATTCAACAGCAGTCTCCACTGCATGCAGTGGTACCGGGACAGATACCTTCAGGCACTCCTGTTACAGTAATTCAACAAGCTGTACCTCAGGGTCATATATTTGGCAGAGTACAAAACATACCAGCATGCAGTTCAGCAGTTTCACAGGGTCAGCAGCTGATCAGCACATCATCGCAGCCTGGGCAGTCATCATCTCAGCAGTCCTCTACTGGTAACCAGCAACAAGATACAGTCATCATAGCACCACAGCAGTACGTCACAACTTCTGCATCTAACATTGTTTCTGCCACCACCGTTCAGAATTTCCAAGTAGCACCTGGGCAGGTGGTTGCAATTGCGGGTGTCCAAAACCCACCAACTTCTAGGGTAGGCTTTCAGAACATTGCGCCAAAGCCTCTGCCATCTCAGCAAGTTCCACCTAATGTACAGCAGCCGAtgcagtcacagcagcagccaccacaaCCACCATCCCAGCAAAGCGTAGTGATTGTCAGCCAGCCGGCTCAGCAAGGTCAAACTTATGCACCAGCCATTCACCAAATAGTGCTTGCTAATCCAGCTTCTATTCCTCCTGGTCAAACTGTTCAGTTGACTGGACAGCCAAGCATTACTCCATCTTCTTCGCCATCTCCAGGTCCAGTTACAAATAACCAGGTCCCTACAGTCATGTCATCTTCATCTACCACTTCTCAGTCACAAGGACCCCCTCCTACTGTCAGCCAGATGCTTTCTGTaaagagacagcagcagcagcagcagcagcaacattcACCAGCATCTTCACAGCAACAGGTACAACCACCGATGCAAATGCAAGTTCAGTCACAACAAGCTAATACAGGAGTTGGCCAGCCTAACTCTGGTGAATCTAGTCTGATAAAACAACTACTTCTTCCAAAAAGAGGCCCCTCAACTCCAGGGGGGAAGCTTATACTCCCAGCTCCGCAGATTCCTCCACCTAACAATGCAAGAGCTCCTAGCCCTCAGGTGGTTTATCAGATGGCCAATAACCAAACGCCAGGTTTTGGAGTACAAGGGCAGTcttcagctcagcagctgctagTTGGACAACAGCTGGTCCAGGGTGCAGTCCAGCCCCAAGGGGCAGTACAAACAGTACCAATTTCTAATTTACAGATATTGCCAGGTCAGTTGATCTCAAACAGCCCAGCAACTATTTTCCAAGGGACTACTGGCAACCAGGTTACGATAACAGTTGTGCCAAATACGAGTTTTGCTACTGCAACTGTGAGTCAGGGAAATGCAACTCAAATCATTGCTCCGGCAGGAATTGCGGTGAGTGGGGCTCAGACAGGAGTTGGGCTACAGATGCAAACGCTTCCAGCTACTCAAGCACCTTCAGCTGGACAATCACCATGTACTGCTGCTCCCCCATTCAAAGGTGATAAAATAATTTGCcaaaaggaggaagaagcaaaGGAAGCAACAGGTTTACACATTCATGAACGTAAGATTGAAGTTATGGAGAATCCTTCCTGCCGAAGAGGAGCTGCAAACACCAGCAATGgggatgcaaaagaaaatgaaatgcaggtgGGAAGTCTTTTAAATGGGAGAAAGTATAGTGACTCCAGTCTACCTCCTTCTAACTCAGGGAAAACTCAGAATGAGGCCAATCAGTGCTCACAAGTCAGTAATGGGCCATCATTAGAAATGGGTGAGAACGGAGCTCCTGGAAAGCAGAACTTTGAACAAATGGACacacaggaaattaaaagtGATTTGAAGAAGCCCCTAGTTAATGGAATCTGTGATTTTGATAAAGGAGATGGTTCTCATTTGAGCAAAAACATTCCAAATCACAAAACTTCCAATCATGTAGGAAATGGTGAGATATCTTCAGTGGAACAACAAGGGAATTTGGATGCCACGCAGCAAGATACTGCCAAAGGTGATCAAGGGGAGAGAATTTCTAATGGGCCTGTATTAACTTTGAGTAGTTCACCTGTTGTAAGCGGTACACAAGAGGCTGCAAAACTGTTAACCCAGCAACTTAGTGGTACCAACACTGATTTACCTAATGGACCTCTAGCTTCAAGTTTGAATTCAGATGTGCCTCAGCAACGCCCAAGTGTAGTTGTCTCACCACAATCTACAGCCTCTGTTATACAGGGGCATCAAATCATAGCAGTTCCACACTCAGGACCTAGAGTGTCCCAGTCTACCCTGTCATCCGAAGTTCGGTCTACTAATGGCACAGCAGAATGCAAAACTGCAAAGAGGCCAGCAGAGGATAATGACAGGGAAACTGTTCCAGGAATTCCAAATAAAGTAGGAGTTAGAATTGTTACAATCAGTGACCCCAACAATGCTGGTTGCAGTGCAACTATGGTTGCTGTGCCAGCTGGAGCGGATCCAAGCACTGTAGCGAAAGTAGCAATAGAAAGTGCTGttcaacaaaagcagcagcaaccaACCACGTATATACAAAGCATGGTCACACAGGTATGTTGCAGTGtactttttatgtttatttcaaCTCTGATTATGACTAATGCTGTGAAATGTATGTGAAAATGTAAACTCAGTTGATATCTGTCGcgcagtattttaaatattcagaaaatgatgGTTTGCATTCTTTCACAAACTAAAGTTCAAATAGTTTGCATACTTTTTGATATAAGTGACTGTAGTGGTATTTACAATAGTCTGGAGCTTCATAACATACAGTAAGGAAGGAACTTGTGCTCACTTGTTTCTTCCTTAAAGGATTTActgttcagaaaacaaagatgattTATTGTTCCGTCTTGTAAAAATGATAGTAGTGTTCTGCATTTTATCTTTGGTCCTTGCTGCATATGGAGgagcaaacatattttttgcAAGGTAGTTAGGTAATCACTGCAGCTGCATCTGGCCTGCTGAAATACGTTGAAGTTGTTGTATTTAAAGGTATTGTATGTGTAAGGTTTGCTCCAGTTCACTACAGTCAGGATAAAGCATTGCTTTGTAAATGTGTCAAAATATGTGCTTATGTTTGTTCTTTACAAAATACttgtaatgtttattttattgataCAAttagtattgtttttttttaaattctgtttaaaaactttGGAGAAGGCCTTTTTTTATcttgaacttaaaaaaaaaaaaaaaaaaaaaaaacattctaaagTAATTTCTTCCTAAGACTTTACTAGAAATGAGGTATGTCCAGCAGTTTTATGagtatttaaaaactgcaagTAATCGTGCTTGAGAATACTCCAGtctcaagattttattttggctttgtaCATGAACATAAAATCCCTctcgtaaaaaaaaaaaaaaaaaaccttaccCTTCCTAACCTGAATAAGAGCAAAAAGAATGGAATATCAGGTTTGGCAGTCGCAGAATTTTGACAGTGTTGAGAGAGGAAATGTTGAGTGTTTGCTAGTGTTTTTTGACATCGAGATACgacagttttcttttattcattttccttttttctttctttggttttggttggttgtttttgaAGTGGTAGGAAGTTTAGGCCTTACAGACTTAGACAGAGCTAGAACTCAAGTTCAGCAAGTGATGGCTAgcattacttctttttctgtgtcaaGTTCAGTTTCTATAGACAACTCTTTCATGTTTCCATCATGTCAttctaatttcctttccttttaaacGTACCACATAGAgctatgttttcaaaatgtctttaaaatctaaatatttacATGTGCGTTTATCACAGAGATATCTGTAGTTCTTCTGataatttatttatctttattcTTACTGGAAACAATTAGACAACTATGAAAGTATCTCTTGGCAGCGCAGGGACAGTGTACTAGATAAATGGCAGATTTTCTGCAGAGTGGATGTATTGGCTATATGTCTTGCTTTTTGTAGTGAATGTTTTTAGCTGCTGCACAGTTTGAATGTCTTTAATAGCTTCACTAAGGATTTggctgaaatagaaaatggtaTGACCATGTCTTTGGGCTGGAATAACTGTTGCCTGTGGCTATTTATTCCCTGGATACGTAGCTGTCAAGAATTTGCATTTGGGTCTCAGATGGCTAGTAAACTGCTAAAATTCCAGGTCTTgaggagagcagcacagctagCAACTTCATTTATATTAGATTACCTGTTCTAttatgaaaatgaagcaaaaaaaagcgGACTATTTTCTATCTATAGATATTCTTTCTATCTTAAAGAATAGGGAAGATGGCATACGCTTTTTTGTACACTTTCCTTAATATTTTGTACATgtttatattgttttttctaTTACCTGTGCAAACAGAGATGCTGCCAGTGGCTTCTGCCATCCAGTGCAAGTCTGCTTAATGTCAGCCTCCATGGAATTTAGCTTGCCCTTGCTTTCTTCAAaatcatgaaagaaaacttcatttaaaaactgtgtTGAATTATAGACAGTACTGAAGTCATCCTGTCTAGCTCCTCgttccccctctccccctcctccccccaaaGCTGCTGCAATAGCCATtgttctgctggaaaagtagatGCAAAGTGTTACCAATATTGAATCTGCTTTTAGGAGTATGTTTAAGACATCCATAAGTACTGCATCGCCTAATTCTTAAGAACTCAGCATGAATTTCACTTACGACAGTTAGGTCTAAGTCCTCTGTAATcataggaaattattttctctctcctattTTGGGAGTCTGCCTTGTATGATAAACAGATTCCTTGTCTCTGACTTTTTGAAAGGCAGCAGCTAAGGAGCACTGTTTTCAGTTGAACATCTGCATTGTTTTATGGTCTCTACAGTACCTCCTGTATGTTTCGTATCTTACTGCAGAAATAAGAGAACAGACTTCTTCTGCTAACAGTGTGAAATTTGGTATGAATACAATTCTGTGAAGACAAATGGTGAGGGACAGGAAATAAAGGGATATCAGCCATGGCAAAATTACATAGCTG
The Numida meleagris isolate 19003 breed g44 Domestic line chromosome 1, NumMel1.0, whole genome shotgun sequence genome window above contains:
- the ARID2 gene encoding AT-rich interactive domain-containing protein 2 isoform X2, translated to MANSTGKNHADQRRKGLAFLDELRQFHHSRGSPFKKIPVVGGKELDLHALYTRVTTLGGFGKVSEKNQWGEIVEEFNFPRSCSNAAFALKQYYLRYLEKYEKVHHFGEEDEEVQPGNPKPQLPIGAIPTSYNYQQHSVSDYLRQSYGLSMDFNSPNDYNKLVLSLLSGLPNEVDFAINVCTLLSNESKHVMQLEKDPKIITLLLANAGVFDDTLGSFSAVFGEEWKEKTDRDFVKGSFLLRQETNVEWTESNQASLLKSKKGDLGPSSRVKRRNRGCSLPLNLRCLNTFTQFWRDIVEDIEVRDLISDRSKSQDIPSEDWIWESLFHPPRKLGINDIEGQRVLQIAVILRNLSFEEGNVKLLAANRTCLRFLLLSAHSHFISLRQLGLDTLGNIAAELLLDPVDFKTTHLMFHTVTKCLMSRDRFLKMRGMEILANLCKAEDNGVLICEYVDQESYKEIICHLTLPDVLLVISALEVLYMLTEMGEVACTKISKVEKSIDTLVCLVSMDIQMFGPDALTAVKLVEHQCVQQGVPDVRPPVMDHGSSQTHAAGITASRAAPHVAPPPGIVEIDSEKFACQWLNAHFEVNLDCSISRAEMYSEYLSTCSKLARGGILTSTGFYKCLRTVFPNHTVKRVEDPINNGQAHIHVVGVKRRAIPLPIQMYYQQQPASSTPIVRVDSIPDMSSSPSPAGLPHGPQSVGNHYQRTPINQSSTLTATQMSFPIQGVHTVAQTVSRIPQNTVHAQQQNAPMTVIQNKGPIPGEVVKATVIQSSVPQSGVPVTIAVGGAPQGSNQNHSSTGPQPSVTVVGSQTLLHHQPVIQQQSPLHAVVPGQIPSGTPVTVIQQAVPQGHIFGRVQNIPACSSAVSQGQQLISTSSQPGQSSSQQSSTGNQQQDTVIIAPQQYVTTSASNIVSATTVQNFQVAPGQVVAIAGVQNPPTSRVGFQNIAPKPLPSQQVPPNVQQPMQSQQQPPQPPSQQSVVIVSQPAQQGQTYAPAIHQIVLANPASIPPGQTVQLTGQPSITPSSSPSPGPVTNNQVPTVMSSSSTTSQSQGPPPTVSQMLSVKRQQQQQQQQHSPASSQQQVQPPMQMQVQSQQANTGVGQPNSGESSLIKQLLLPKRGPSTPGGKLILPAPQIPPPNNARAPSPQVVYQMANNQTPGFGVQGQSSAQQLLVGQQLVQGAVQPQGAVQTVPISNLQILPGQLISNSPATIFQGTTGNQVTITVVPNTSFATATVSQGNATQIIAPAGIAVSGAQTGVGLQMQTLPATQAPSAGQSPCTAAPPFKGDKIICQKEEEAKEATGLHIHERKIEVMENPSCRRGAANTSNGDAKENEMQVGSLLNGRKYSDSSLPPSNSGKTQNEANQCSQVSNGPSLEMGENGAPGKQNFEQMDTQEIKSDLKKPLVNGICDFDKGDGSHLSKNIPNHKTSNHVGNGEISSVEQQGNLDATQQDTAKGDQGERISNGPVLTLSSSPVVSGTQEAAKLLTQQLSGTNTDLPNGPLASSLNSDVPQQRPSVVVSPQSTASVIQGHQIIAVPHSGPRVSQSTLSSEVRSTNGTAECKTAKRPAEDNDRETVPGIPNKVGVRIVTISDPNNAGCSATMVAVPAGADPSTVAKVAIESAVQQKQQQPTTYIQSMVTQSTPATSIPTVQVQGQQLSLQPPSYTAASQHAEQMKKPGQNFMCLWQSCKKWFQTPSQVFYHAATEHGGKDVYPGQCLWEGCEPFQRQRFSFITHLQDKHCSRDALLAGLKQDEPGQGGIQKPSNKPSVVGSTAATPRAQKAIVNHPSAALMALRRGSRNLVFRDFTDEKEGPITKHIRLTAALILKNIGKYSECGRRLLKRHENHLSVLAISNMEASSTLAKCLYELNFTVQSKEHEKDSEMLQ